A stretch of the Gossypium hirsutum isolate 1008001.06 chromosome D07, Gossypium_hirsutum_v2.1, whole genome shotgun sequence genome encodes the following:
- the LOC107955072 gene encoding uncharacterized protein, translated as MDFELRRAREKLDKEQRERKERAKLKLDRERKAKEEAKKQRDAIEAAQRSRRLDAIEAQLKAEQQMGESLLAGRGVVFYKILEAVPFQGSGDKIKLPPSCFTELSDQGAFDKGPMYFQLSLVHQEGSSATKDDDKENNRTTHSGVLEFTADEGSVAIPPHVWSNLFPVDAPNIPLVEVRYVRLSKGTYAKLQPDGIGFSDLPNHKAILETSLRQHATLSQDDVLTVKYGELTYKLRVLELKPSSSISVLETDIEVDIVNPGVESERTDQYVLKPLAFGASESGLVEEGNYMYYKFSIDDDTWEKLVSDDVKIEVKIDAEANGGDTDLYVSKHPLIFPNRHQHEWSSHDVGSKTLILSSNDRNLGTGTYSIAVYGFKGTTKYQVSVHVQENSKHKVGQQATHSSSMEVDTVECRNCKHFIPSRSIALHEAYCSRHNVVCPHAGCGIVLRIEETKNHVHCDKCGQAFHLGEMEKHMKVFHEPLRCPCGVVLEKEDMVQHQTSDCPLRLITCRFCGDMVQAGSSAMDVRDRLRGLSEHESICGSRTAPCDSCGRSVMLKDMDIHQIAVHQKN; from the exons ATGGATTTTGAGCTAAGGAGAGCCAGAGAGAAGCTTGACAAAGAGCAGAGGGAAAGGAAGGAAAGGGCCAAGTTGAAATTAGATAGAGAGAGGAAAGCAAAAGAAGAGGCTAAGAAACAACGAGATGCCATTGAAGCTGCTCAAAGATCTAGAAGGCTTGATGCCATTGAAGCTCAGCTCAAG GCTGAACAGCAAATGGGAGAAAGTTTACTCGCGGGAAGAGGAGTAGTGTTTTATAAAATCTTAGAAGCTGTACCTTTTCAGGGTAGTGGAGATAAGATCAAGTTGCCACCATCCTGTTTCACAGAATTGTCTGATCAAGGTGCATTTGACAAGGGACCGATGTACTTTCAGTTGTCGCTGGTTCACCAAGAGGGTTCTTCTGCTACTAAGGATGATGACAAGGAAAATAATAGGACCACTCATTCAGGTGTTTTGGAATTCACTGCAGATGAAGGTTCTGTTGCAATTCCTCCCCATGTATGGAGTAATTTGTTCCCTGTGGATGCTCCAAATATTCCCTTGGTTGAGGTTCGCTATGTTCGACTTTCAAAAGGTACATATGCTAAACTTCAACCAGATGGAATTGGCTTTTCTGACTTACCAAATCACAAGGCCATTCTCGAGACAAGCCTTCGTCAGCATGCTACCCTTTCTCAAGATGATGTTCTTACAGTTAAATATGGGGAGTTGACATATAAGTTACGTGTTCTTGAGCTAAAACCCTCTTCAAGCATTTCTGTCTTGGAAACAGATATTGAGGTGGATATTGTCAACCCTGGTGTTGAATCAGAGAGGACTGATCAATATGTCCTAAAACCACTAGCGTTTGGTGCATCAGAATCTGGATTGGTTGAGGAGGGAAATTACATGTACTATAAGTTCTCAATTGATGATGATACATGGGAAAAACTTGTTTCTGATGATGTCAAAATAGAGGTGAAGATAGATGCAGAGGCAAATGGCGGAGATACTGACCTTTATGTATCCAAGCATCCCCTCATATTCCCAAACCGACACCAACATGAATGGTCTTCCCATGATGTTGGTTCGAAGACTTTGATCCTCAGTTCCAACGATAGGAACCTTGGTACCGGTACTTACAGCATTGCTGTCTATGGCTTCAAAGGAACAACCAAGTACCAGGTATCGGTGCATGTTCAAGAGAACAGCAAGCATAAGGTGGGTCAACAAGCTACGCATTCATCTTCGATGGAGGTGGATACTGTGGAGTGTCGAAATTGCAAGCATTTTATTCCCAGTAGGAGTATAGCACTGCATGAAGCATACTGTAGCAGACATAATGTTGTTTGTCCACATGCTGGTTGTGGAATAGTTCTTAGGATTGAAGAGACTAAAAATCATGTGCATTGCGACAAATGTGGACAAGCTTTTCATCTAGGAGAGATGGAGAAACACATGAAAGTGTTTCATGAACCTCTTAGGTGTCCTTGTGGAGTAGTCCTTGAGAAGGAAGATATG GTGCAACACCAAACCTCAGATTGTCCCTTGCGTTTAATTACATGTCGGTTTTGTGGAGACATGGTTCAAGCTGGAAGCTCTGCCATGGATGTTCGCGACAGATTAAGAGGGCTTTCGGAGCATGAGAGCATTTGTGGCTCAAGGACTGCTCCATGTGATTCTTGTGGACGTTCTGTAATGTTGAAAGACATGGACATCCACCAGATTGCTGTTCACCAGAAGAACTAA